Proteins from a genomic interval of Beijerinckia indica subsp. indica ATCC 9039:
- the rpmB gene encoding 50S ribosomal protein L28: MSRRCELTGKAVLTGNLVSHSNRKTRTRFLPNLCNVTLISDTLQRRIHFRVAAATLRSVEHRGGLDAFLVKAADAQLSPGALSVKREIVKKQAAAAAQ, from the coding sequence ATGTCCCGCCGTTGCGAATTGACCGGGAAAGCCGTGCTGACCGGCAATCTGGTCAGCCATTCGAACCGTAAGACGCGGACGCGGTTCCTGCCCAATCTCTGCAATGTGACCTTGATTTCGGATACATTGCAGCGCCGCATTCATTTCCGTGTCGCCGCCGCCACTCTGCGTTCGGTTGAACATCGCGGCGGACTCGATGCTTTTCTCGTGAAGGCCGCCGATGCGCAATTGTCGCCCGGCGCTCTTTCCGTCAAGCGCGAGATCGTCAAGAAGCAGGCGGCCGCGGCAGCCCAATAA
- the cobT gene encoding cobaltochelatase subunit CobT, whose protein sequence is MSSNQKPPTKIESPQEPFKRAVASCMRALAGAPQLEVTYAPEKPSLIQSGAVVRARLPDLPRKFDKREVAVLRGQADAMALRLACHDNELHRRLMPQSSSARAVFDAVEQARVEAIGSRRMAGVSANLNAMLEERFQRGRYAEITNQADAPIEEALALMVRERLTGLKPPKQAQTIVDLWRPFVEGKAGADLDKLGDTIEDQRAFAHSIHKLLTSLDMAEEGQSPDEMDEEDSNEQEQDANQENMSQESSDETMGDIGQQQQSDAQPQSMEEGEFEETEAQTGDFEEESDYSEAEEAGDPRRPPTSQRAEPKGFEYKPFTRRYDETIAAEDLCEAEELERLRAYLDKQLQNLSSVVARLANRLQRRLMAQQNRSWEFDLEEGMLDPARLPRVIIDPQQPLSFKQEKDTDFRDTVVTLLLDNSGSMRGRPITVAATCADILARTLERCGVKVEILGFTTRAWKGGQSREAWLHAGKPPMPGRLNDLRHIIYKSADAPWRRARKNLGLMMREGLLKENIDGEALDWAHKRLLARPEQRKILMMISDGAPVDDSTLSVNPGNFLEKHLRQMIEEIETRSPVELIAIGIGHDVTRYYRRAVTIVDAEELGGAMTEKLAELFSEKAEPKKFASSPRKMLVPSSLH, encoded by the coding sequence ATGAGCTCGAACCAGAAGCCCCCCACCAAGATCGAAAGTCCGCAAGAGCCCTTCAAGCGCGCGGTTGCCAGCTGTATGCGCGCGCTCGCCGGCGCGCCGCAGCTCGAGGTCACCTATGCGCCGGAAAAGCCGAGCCTGATCCAGAGTGGCGCGGTGGTGCGCGCCCGTCTGCCTGATCTGCCGCGCAAATTCGACAAGCGTGAGGTCGCGGTGCTGCGCGGCCAAGCCGATGCCATGGCTTTGCGTCTAGCCTGCCACGACAATGAGTTGCATCGCCGCCTGATGCCGCAATCCTCCTCCGCCCGCGCCGTCTTCGATGCCGTCGAACAGGCCCGTGTCGAGGCCATTGGCTCGCGGCGGATGGCGGGCGTGTCCGCCAATCTCAATGCCATGCTCGAGGAGCGTTTTCAGCGCGGGCGCTATGCTGAGATCACCAACCAGGCCGATGCGCCGATCGAGGAAGCCCTGGCGCTCATGGTGCGGGAACGGCTGACCGGTCTAAAGCCTCCAAAACAAGCGCAGACGATCGTCGATCTCTGGCGGCCCTTCGTGGAAGGGAAGGCTGGAGCCGATCTCGACAAGCTCGGTGATACGATCGAGGATCAGCGCGCCTTCGCCCATTCGATTCACAAGCTCCTGACCTCGCTTGACATGGCTGAGGAAGGCCAGTCCCCGGATGAAATGGACGAGGAAGATTCTAATGAGCAGGAGCAGGACGCCAACCAGGAGAATATGAGCCAGGAAAGCTCCGACGAGACCATGGGCGATATCGGGCAGCAGCAGCAATCCGATGCGCAGCCCCAAAGCATGGAAGAGGGCGAGTTCGAGGAGACCGAGGCGCAGACTGGCGACTTCGAGGAAGAAAGCGATTATTCGGAAGCCGAGGAGGCCGGCGATCCGCGCCGCCCGCCGACGTCCCAGCGTGCCGAGCCGAAGGGCTTCGAATACAAGCCCTTCACGCGGCGTTATGACGAGACCATTGCCGCCGAGGATCTGTGTGAGGCGGAGGAATTGGAACGCCTGCGCGCCTATCTCGACAAGCAATTGCAGAATCTCTCCTCGGTCGTGGCGCGGCTCGCCAATCGCCTGCAGCGCCGGCTCATGGCGCAGCAGAATCGATCCTGGGAATTCGATCTTGAGGAAGGCATGCTCGATCCGGCACGCCTGCCGCGCGTCATCATCGATCCGCAACAGCCTTTATCCTTCAAGCAGGAAAAGGACACCGACTTCCGTGATACGGTCGTGACGCTTCTGCTCGACAATTCGGGTTCGATGCGCGGCCGCCCAATCACCGTTGCCGCGACCTGCGCCGATATTCTGGCGCGCACGCTGGAGCGTTGCGGCGTCAAGGTCGAGATTTTGGGCTTTACCACGCGGGCCTGGAAGGGCGGGCAATCTCGCGAGGCCTGGCTGCATGCGGGCAAGCCGCCGATGCCCGGCCGTCTCAATGATCTGCGCCACATCATCTATAAATCCGCCGACGCGCCCTGGCGGCGAGCCCGAAAGAATCTCGGCCTGATGATGCGCGAGGGGCTGCTCAAGGAAAATATCGACGGCGAGGCTTTGGACTGGGCGCATAAGCGCCTTTTGGCTCGGCCAGAGCAACGCAAGATTTTGATGATGATTTCCGATGGCGCGCCAGTCGATGATTCGACTCTCTCGGTCAATCCGGGCAATTTCCTCGAGAAACATCTGCGCCAGATGATTGAGGAGATCGAGACGCGCTCACCGGTGGAACTGATCGCCATCGGCATCGGCCATGACGTCACGCGCTATTATCGCCGGGCCGTGACGATCGTCGATGCCGAAGAACTCGGCGGCGCCATGACCGAGAAACTCGCCGAATTGTTCAGCGAAAAGGCCGAGCCGAAAAAGTTTGCGTCATCGCCGCGCAAGATGCTGGTGCCGTCTTCTCTTCATTGA
- a CDS encoding PRC-barrel domain-containing protein, with protein sequence MLKKLAITASILALMSGTALAQTSTTNPRPTTGQPVTTAPASSGRWLASTVYKADIYDASDNKIGTINDLVMDGSGNITTAVVGVGGFLGMGQKDVAVPFGDLKISAREGKNWFVLDRTKDQLQAALPFDKQAALATSSKTGRSVATTPSSLSANPWLASEIYRADIYDQADNKIGVVDDLVMNDSGQITTAVIGVGGFLGMGEKNVAVPFSDLKVAAREGKERFILDRSKDQLKAAPSFDKKAAVTEKM encoded by the coding sequence ATGCTGAAAAAACTGGCCATCACGGCCTCGATTCTTGCTCTGATGAGCGGGACCGCTCTGGCGCAAACGTCCACCACGAATCCGCGTCCCACGACGGGACAGCCCGTCACGACAGCGCCAGCTAGTTCGGGCCGCTGGCTCGCATCCACCGTTTACAAGGCCGACATCTATGATGCATCCGACAACAAGATCGGCACCATCAATGATCTCGTCATGGATGGGTCGGGCAACATCACGACGGCGGTGGTCGGCGTCGGTGGTTTTCTCGGAATGGGTCAGAAGGATGTAGCCGTTCCCTTCGGAGATCTCAAAATATCCGCTCGCGAGGGTAAGAATTGGTTCGTGTTGGACCGCACCAAGGACCAATTGCAGGCAGCGCTGCCGTTCGACAAGCAAGCGGCACTGGCGACGTCTTCAAAAACCGGACGGTCCGTGGCCACGACGCCCTCTTCCCTCTCAGCAAACCCCTGGCTCGCATCGGAAATCTACAGAGCGGATATCTACGACCAGGCCGATAACAAGATCGGCGTTGTCGATGATCTCGTCATGAATGACTCCGGCCAAATCACCACCGCCGTCATCGGTGTGGGTGGTTTCCTCGGAATGGGCGAGAAAAATGTGGCGGTGCCCTTCTCCGATCTGAAAGTCGCCGCTCGCGAAGGCAAAGAGCGGTTCATTCTGGATCGCAGCAAGGATCAGTTGAAGGCGGCTCCTTCCTTCGACAAGAAAGCGGCTGTTACGGAAAAAATGTAA